The window AGTTGTTTAACTATGAAATTTACTTCAAATAAATGAACGAATACAGTAAGAGATAATATGTTCATGATCAATTGTTAATATATTTGATACAGTTGCATCTATAAGTTTGTTTATCATAACTTATATAGTTTGATAATGAGTCATGAGTCGTCACCCGATGTGGAGAGAGTTCGAATACATGAGTTGGTTACTTTTTCTTTATCCGATAGTCTTTCGTGAGTTAAACTAAACTCAAGATCTGTCACTTACTACGCACAAAATATGTCACTAGACCTACGGATGTTTCTCTGTTTGAAGGAAAAAAAAAAGGAAAAAAAGAAGAAGTGTGCTATAAACCGGCAGCGCATGGACTAAAGCTCAGCACACTGTTAAAAAGGCCCCCTGTTAAAAACATAAAGCTGGAATAGGAATATCCAAAATTTCACAGCTCCTACAACATGTTGTTGGCTAATGCCAACCTCATCTCCTGCAACTTCTCAACCTTCCCATCATCCCTTCCATCCAAAACTTCACTCCAAACCCAAAACCTCAAGCCCAGAATTCCTCACTCCAAAACAGCCTCAAAAGTTTCAACCTTTTCTAAACCCAATAGTAAAGCTTCAATCTTTACATTCCACAAGGGCCACCTTCAAATTTGTCACAGTACCTTGAATAGCCAGAAACCAGACGACCCAGTTCTGAATGAAGGTGAACCATTAGAGGTTGAAAATGGTGGTGATGAAAAGAACTGGACAACCTCAATTCTGCTATTTTTGTTGTGGGGGGCACTCATGTTCTACGTGTTCACTCTTTCTCCAAATCAGACCCCGGTAAATGTAGAATCAAGGTTTTTGAATATAGTAGTCCAGGTGTTATTCCTTAATATGATGAGGTATAATTTGATATATGTTTTGTTGAACTAGTTGTATTGCTTACTAAAGAGTAGGAGTAAAACATGAATGTATGCTACTGTTGTTCTTTAACTCTTGTTTTGTTTTTGTTTTTGTTTTTTTTTGACTAATATGCCTTTGGAAGGTTTGGATTACTTTCTTATTGGGAGGTTTAGAGTAATGTGTAAAAGAAACAAGTGAAAAATGTTTAAAGGTTGTTGCTTTGGAATTGGAGGAATAATTTCTGTATGAAAATGTTTGAGGATTCCTTGGTTGACTTGCATACCTAAACTGAATCATAGAGGTGCCTCATTGTGTATTGTGAACATGGACAAGCCAGTGATCCCTAGTAGTTTTTTTTATTGAACTATTTGTTAAACTAGTGAAGTGCTGTGAGACGATGAGAGGAAGTCTAATGGCATGTGAATTCCTTAATGTTCAATTGATCTTTGCATTTGGCCATAAAATATGCTTTTCAATCATCCCACATTTCATATTCTTAACATATGGCCTTTTCACTTTTTCAGTCAAGGGACATGTATTTCATAAAGAAACTCTTGAATTTGAAGGGAGATGATGGTTTTAAAATGAACCAAGTGCTTGTGTCTGTCTGGTACATCATGGGTTTGTGGCCTTTGCTATATAGCATGCTGCTGCTTCCAACAGGGAGAAGGTAGTGCTACTTTCTTTGGATTTTCTTTCAATGCTCTTACACACCTCCGGGCTCCCCGTTTTATTTATTTTTTATTCTGATTCTATGTATAGTGTATCTTTGATGAATCATGGAATTTCTCAGCCTTAATATACTATGTAAGTATGTAATCTCCAGTAGAAACCGGACTTGTTCATCAATGTTTCACAGTTAAGATCTGAGTATATATTCTTGTATGTGCAGCTCAAAAAGCAGCATTCCTGTCTGGCCCTTCTTAATACTTTCATGCTTTGGTGGAGCATATGCCCTTCTTCCCTATTTTGTACTTTGGAAACCACCACCACCTACTGTTGATGAAAGTGAGCTTGGAAGATGGCCTCTCAACTTCCTAGAATCTAAATTAACTGCTGGGGTGAGAATTGCTGCAGCTTTTAAGTTAATCAATGTCTAGGTTAAAACATGGAAGTCTGTAGAGTTACTCCATGGCTAACTAAAAACCCCTAACTACTTTACAAGCAAACCATAGCTCTCAAATGCTCCCTTCAGCCTGATCTGGAATTAAATCTTCATGAAACTGAAATTCATTTGCATAATGTCCTTGATTAACATCTGTATCAGTGATGGTCAAAATATGTAGCATCTTTTTATTTGTTTTGGAAAATGCAAGTAACTCCATTACGCATCAGATTGCACTTGCTGCAGGGCTGGGAATAGTCATTTATGCAGGTCTAGCGAGTGGGGCTGACTGGAATGAATATTACCAGTACTTCAATGAAAGTAAATTTGTAAGTCACTCGACCAATTACATAGTTCTTATATATTGTCATAGTTTCCCACATATTTGAGAAGTATCGTATTTGGAGTTGAGGGATTTCTCTAAACGTACCACATTGGAACCCTAATGATGCAGATCCATGTCATGAGCCTTGATTTCACCCTACTATCTGCATTTGCTCCATTTTGGGTTTACAATGATATGACTTCACGAAAACGGTAATCCTGGTGCTGTTATATGTTTGTGTTAAAATCAAGGTCTAACCCTAAAATATTCTGACACATAATTTTCTGCAGGTTTGACAAAGGCTCTTGGCTTCTGCCTTTGTCAGTGGTGCCATTTCTAGGCCCTGCTTTGTACCTCATCTTACGACCATCACTCTCAACGAAACCTAACTCACTGAGCCCTGCTGAGCCAGAATAGAAATTAAGATCTTTGTGTCAGTATCATATGCATAAAGATTACATCACAGATAGGGAATGGAATGCAAACCGTCATACAGATGTGGAGATCCCAGTCATGAAAGAGGCTTGAGATTTCATATCCCAGCTAGGCAGCTATAGCATCCTTGTGGGTGTGCTTAAATGACAAAATACACTGTATTTAGCTTCTTATAGAACTCGAACCCTTTCAAAGCTTGGTGTGTAGCTAAGAACACCAAAGATTAGAAATTTCTACAAAAGCTGCATGTTGTAACTTAAGTACTGTTAAACAGCAATGGTTACAGATGTGAGCATCTATGCTTTTTCTTCCCCATAGTGAATGTCATTATGCTTACTCTTAGGTAGTTACAACTGAATGTGCAGTATTT of the Fragaria vesca subsp. vesca linkage group LG6, FraVesHawaii_1.0, whole genome shotgun sequence genome contains:
- the LOC101311881 gene encoding uncharacterized protein LOC101311881, encoding MLLANANLISCNFSTFPSSLPSKTSLQTQNLKPRIPHSKTASKVSTFSKPNSKASIFTFHKGHLQICHSTLNSQKPDDPVLNEGEPLEVENGGDEKNWTTSILLFLLWGALMFYVFTLSPNQTPSRDMYFIKKLLNLKGDDGFKMNQVLVSVWYIMGLWPLLYSMLLLPTGRSSKSSIPVWPFLILSCFGGAYALLPYFVLWKPPPPTVDESELGRWPLNFLESKLTAGIALAAGLGIVIYAGLASGADWNEYYQYFNESKFIHVMSLDFTLLSAFAPFWVYNDMTSRKRFDKGSWLLPLSVVPFLGPALYLILRPSLSTKPNSLSPAEPE